A part of Streptomyces sp. NBC_01235 genomic DNA contains:
- a CDS encoding helix-turn-helix transcriptional regulator, which translates to MNRAEFADFLRRGRARLTPSAAGLTAGARRRTPGLRREEVAQLAGMSVDYYTRLEQCRGPHPSRQMLAALARALRLTDDERDHLFHLAGEEPPRRETASTHVAPGLLLILDRLHDAPAQVVTDCGEVLAQNAMARALTLDVMSLPRRERNLLRRYFLDPEARHLFPEEDRPDHARAHVANLRAVTAARPDDPEPAALVAELRAGSEEFARLWAEHEVSLRHKATKRFLHPLVGLLELDCEVLLSHEHHQLLVIHTARPGTDTYERLQLLRVVGLQDMSPQAV; encoded by the coding sequence GTGAACCGAGCCGAATTCGCCGACTTCCTGCGCCGCGGCCGAGCCCGCCTGACCCCGTCGGCCGCGGGCCTGACAGCGGGCGCCCGCCGCCGTACGCCCGGCCTGCGCCGCGAGGAGGTGGCACAGCTGGCGGGCATGTCGGTCGACTACTACACGCGGCTGGAGCAGTGCCGTGGCCCGCACCCGTCCCGCCAGATGCTGGCGGCGCTGGCCCGCGCCCTGCGCCTCACCGACGACGAACGCGACCACCTGTTCCACCTGGCCGGCGAGGAGCCCCCGCGCCGCGAGACGGCGTCGACGCACGTCGCGCCCGGGCTGCTGCTGATCCTGGACCGCCTGCACGACGCACCGGCGCAGGTGGTGACCGACTGCGGCGAGGTCCTGGCCCAGAACGCGATGGCCAGGGCGCTGACCCTCGACGTGATGTCGCTCCCCCGGCGCGAGCGCAACCTGCTCCGCCGCTACTTCCTGGACCCGGAGGCACGCCACCTGTTCCCGGAGGAGGACCGGCCGGACCACGCCCGCGCCCACGTGGCCAACCTGCGCGCGGTGACCGCCGCCCGCCCCGACGACCCGGAACCGGCCGCACTGGTCGCCGAACTCCGCGCGGGAAGCGAGGAGTTCGCGCGGCTGTGGGCCGAACACGAGGTGTCCCTGCGCCACAAGGCGACGAAACGCTTCCTGCACCCCCTGGTGGGCCTCCTGGAGCTGGACTGCGAGGTCCTGCTCAGCCACGAGCACCACCAGCTCCTGGTCATCCACACGGCCCGCCCGGGCACGGACACCTACGAACGGCTCCAACTGCTCCGGGTGGTGGGGCTCCAGGACATGTCCCCGCAGGCCGTCTAG
- the era gene encoding GTPase Era, with protein MSVRNQSSEQSAESVHRAGFACFVGRPNAGKSTLTNALVGKKVAITANQPQTTRHTVRGIVHRPDAQLILVDTPGLHKPRTLLGERLNDVVRTTWAEVDVIGFCLPANEKLGPGDRFIAKELAGIKRTPKVAVVTKTDLVDSKALAEQLIAIDQLGKELGIEWAEIVPVSAVGDQQVELLADLLIPMLPESPPLYPEGDLTDEPEQVMVAELIREAALEGVRDELPHSIAVVVEEMLPREDRPADRPLLDIHANIYIERPSQKGIIIGPKGKRLKDVGIKSRKQIEALLGTPVFLDLHVKVAKDWQRDPKQLRKLGF; from the coding sequence ATGAGCGTTCGCAACCAGTCATCCGAGCAGTCGGCCGAGTCCGTACACCGTGCCGGCTTCGCCTGCTTCGTGGGCCGCCCCAACGCGGGCAAGTCCACCCTCACGAACGCTCTGGTCGGGAAGAAGGTGGCGATCACCGCCAACCAGCCGCAGACTACGCGGCACACGGTCCGGGGGATCGTGCACCGCCCCGACGCCCAGCTGATCCTGGTCGACACGCCGGGCCTGCACAAGCCGCGCACGCTGCTCGGCGAGCGGCTGAACGACGTCGTGCGCACCACGTGGGCCGAGGTCGACGTCATCGGCTTCTGTCTGCCGGCCAACGAGAAGCTGGGCCCCGGCGACCGGTTCATCGCCAAGGAACTGGCCGGGATCAAGCGGACGCCGAAGGTCGCCGTCGTGACGAAGACCGACCTGGTGGACTCCAAGGCGCTCGCCGAGCAGCTCATCGCGATCGACCAGCTCGGCAAGGAGCTGGGGATCGAGTGGGCGGAGATCGTGCCGGTCTCGGCGGTCGGTGACCAGCAGGTCGAGCTGCTGGCCGACCTGCTGATCCCGATGCTGCCGGAGAGCCCGCCGCTGTACCCCGAGGGCGACCTGACGGACGAGCCCGAGCAGGTGATGGTCGCCGAGCTGATCCGCGAGGCGGCGCTGGAGGGCGTACGGGACGAGCTGCCGCACTCCATCGCGGTGGTCGTCGAGGAGATGCTCCCGCGCGAGGACCGTCCGGCGGACCGGCCGCTGCTCGACATCCACGCGAACATCTACATCGAGCGCCCCAGCCAGAAGGGCATCATCATCGGCCCCAAGGGCAAGCGCCTGAAGGACGTCGGCATCAAATCCCGCAAGCAGATCGAGGCGCTGCTCGGCACGCCGGTCTTCCTGGACCTCCACGTGAAGGTCGCCAAGGACTGGCAGCGCGATCCGAAGCAGTTGCGCAAGCTGGGGTTCTAG
- a CDS encoding ammonium transporter translates to MTLAAAQANTGDTAWLLAATALVLLMTPGLALFYGGMVRTKSVLNMLMMSFVSIALVTVVWLAAGYSLAFGDDIGGGLIGGLEHAGMAGLGPDSVQGTVPTLLFATFQLTFAIITAALISGAIADRAKFGAWLVFVPVWALLVYVPVTHWVWGPGGWILDRLGALDFAGGLPVEITSGASGLALCLVLGPRLGFKKDAMRPHNLPMVMLGAGLLWFGWFGFNAGSALGANGLAAAAFLNTLAAGCTGLLGWLFVEQKRDGHPTTLGAASGAVAGLVAITPSCGSVSLLGALVVGLAAGVVCSYAVSWKFKLNYDDSLDVVGVHLVGGIIGTLLIGVFAVDTMTGGTEGLLYGGGLAQLGKQLVAVAVVAAYAFTVTYGLGKLLDRTIGFRADEDQEHTGLDLTVHAETAYDHGVLGHGAPVGSHSVLSAQKVTPQA, encoded by the coding sequence GTGACTCTGGCCGCCGCCCAAGCGAACACCGGCGACACCGCCTGGCTGCTCGCCGCCACCGCCCTCGTCCTGCTGATGACCCCGGGCCTGGCCCTCTTCTACGGCGGCATGGTCCGCACGAAGAGCGTCCTCAACATGCTCATGATGAGCTTCGTGTCGATCGCGCTGGTCACGGTGGTGTGGCTGGCCGCCGGCTACTCGCTCGCCTTCGGCGACGACATCGGCGGCGGGCTGATCGGCGGCCTGGAGCACGCGGGGATGGCGGGTCTCGGCCCGGACAGCGTCCAGGGCACGGTGCCCACCCTCCTCTTCGCCACCTTCCAGCTCACCTTCGCGATCATCACGGCCGCGCTGATCAGCGGCGCGATCGCCGACCGGGCGAAGTTCGGCGCATGGCTGGTGTTCGTGCCGGTCTGGGCGCTCCTCGTATACGTTCCCGTCACCCACTGGGTCTGGGGCCCGGGTGGCTGGATCCTCGACAGGCTCGGCGCACTGGACTTCGCCGGGGGTCTCCCGGTCGAGATCACCTCCGGCGCCTCGGGACTCGCGTTGTGCCTGGTCCTGGGCCCGCGGCTGGGCTTCAAGAAGGACGCGATGCGTCCGCACAACCTGCCCATGGTGATGCTGGGCGCGGGTCTGCTCTGGTTCGGCTGGTTCGGCTTCAACGCCGGCTCCGCGCTCGGCGCGAACGGCCTCGCCGCCGCCGCCTTCCTCAACACCCTCGCCGCCGGCTGCACCGGCCTGCTGGGCTGGCTCTTCGTCGAACAGAAGCGCGACGGCCACCCGACGACGCTGGGCGCGGCCTCCGGCGCGGTCGCGGGCCTGGTCGCGATCACCCCGTCCTGCGGCTCGGTCTCCCTGCTCGGCGCCCTGGTCGTCGGCCTCGCCGCCGGTGTCGTCTGCTCCTACGCCGTGAGCTGGAAGTTCAAGCTGAACTACGACGACTCCCTCGACGTGGTCGGCGTCCACCTGGTCGGCGGCATCATCGGCACGCTCCTCATCGGCGTCTTCGCGGTGGACACCATGACCGGCGGCACCGAGGGCCTCCTGTACGGCGGCGGGCTCGCCCAGCTGGGCAAGCAGCTGGTCGCCGTGGCCGTCGTGGCGGCGTACGCCTTCACCGTGACGTACGGCCTCGGCAAGCTGCTCGACCGCACGATCGGCTTCCGCGCGGACGAGGACCAGGAGCACACCGGCCTGGACCTTACGGTGCACGCCGAGACCGCATACGATCACGGCGTCCTGGGCCATGGCGCCCCGGTCGGCTCACACTCCGTCCTCTCCGCCCAGAAGGTCACGCCACAGGCATGA
- a CDS encoding P-II family nitrogen regulator has product MKLITAIVKPYRLDEVKTALQEIGVHGLTVTEASGYGRQRGHTEVYRGAEYQIDLVPKVRIEVVVDDADSEAVIDAIVRAAQTGKIGDGKVWALPVETVVRVRTGERGPDAL; this is encoded by the coding sequence ATGAAGCTCATCACCGCGATCGTCAAGCCGTACCGCCTCGACGAGGTCAAGACGGCCCTGCAGGAGATCGGCGTGCACGGCCTGACCGTGACCGAGGCCAGCGGGTACGGCCGCCAGCGCGGCCACACCGAGGTCTACCGGGGCGCGGAGTACCAGATCGATCTCGTGCCGAAGGTGCGGATCGAGGTCGTCGTCGACGACGCCGACTCCGAGGCCGTGATCGACGCGATCGTGCGTGCCGCGCAGACCGGGAAGATCGGTGACGGGAAGGTGTGGGCGCTTCCGGTCGAGACGGTCGTGCGGGTGCGGACGGGTGAGCGGGGGCCGGACGCGCTCTAG